The following proteins come from a genomic window of Candidatus Francisella endociliophora:
- a CDS encoding acyl-CoA dehydrogenase: MFSKIYKIAKKSTPKISKTEQTALDAGDNWFEKEIFQGKPDFEKLHSLKKFELSEEEKSFLENETVELCKMIDDWKINYEDKDLTVEAWDFIRKKGFLGLVISKEHGGKGFSAAAHSEVVMKLATKSVTAAISVMVPNSLGPGELLAHYGTDEQKKQYLPKLANGDEIPCFALTGPTAGSDATSLPDKGVVCYETFNGKKTLGIKLKNINKRYITLAPIATLVGLAFQLQDPDGLLGETGSEGITCALLPHNHKGLEIGKRGFPLAQAFMNGYIKAKDVFIPIDWIIGGQKMAGEGWRMLVECLSIGRAISLPACGTANTLMSAIMTSAYANVREQFKVPIAQFEGVQEKLAETAGLAYIANATRQFTVAAVDSGIRPSVSSAISKYHLTEMGRTTINNSMDIHGGRAIIMGPNNYLAIPYMATPIGITVEGANIMTRNLMIFGQGAMKCHPYIRNEIQSLMDSNEKEFSSNLKKHIGYMFSNGARTLWYGLSGGFTAPGYDSKFNRYYKSIYQMSTAYSYINDVSLTILGAGLKRKERLSSRLGDIMSYLYMASAVLKYYKDNGENSDDDIFVQWGVKYCLYNAQQSMISLFRNFPNRLLGIKMKFFVFPYGRKFRRPSDKLDAKICQELIANKGTRQWMKDICYVPNDDNDPIGRVENAFLAMLEAQNVKAKIDKAMKNGDLNKDYWCNLLDEALEKNIITTEDHKKAKSMSEKINNVIQTDEFDDYALGPKNAHPEWQKENSEK; this comes from the coding sequence ATGTTTAGCAAAATTTATAAGATTGCCAAAAAATCAACACCCAAAATTTCAAAGACTGAGCAAACTGCTCTTGATGCTGGAGATAATTGGTTTGAGAAAGAAATATTTCAAGGTAAGCCTGACTTTGAAAAATTACATAGTCTAAAAAAGTTTGAGCTATCTGAGGAAGAGAAATCATTCTTGGAAAATGAAACTGTTGAGCTTTGTAAAATGATTGATGACTGGAAAATCAATTATGAAGACAAAGACCTAACTGTAGAGGCTTGGGACTTTATCCGTAAAAAAGGTTTTCTAGGTCTAGTAATAAGCAAGGAGCACGGCGGTAAAGGCTTTTCTGCAGCAGCACATTCAGAAGTTGTAATGAAGCTAGCTACTAAGAGCGTTACTGCAGCAATTTCTGTAATGGTGCCAAATTCACTAGGTCCAGGAGAACTACTAGCACATTACGGTACTGATGAGCAAAAAAAACAATATCTACCAAAGCTTGCAAATGGCGATGAAATACCTTGTTTTGCTTTAACAGGTCCAACAGCTGGTTCTGATGCAACATCACTGCCTGATAAAGGAGTAGTCTGTTATGAAACTTTCAACGGCAAAAAAACTCTTGGCATAAAGCTAAAAAACATCAATAAACGCTATATTACATTAGCACCTATTGCAACACTAGTTGGCTTAGCATTTCAATTGCAAGATCCTGATGGCCTACTGGGGGAAACTGGTTCAGAAGGTATCACTTGCGCCCTACTGCCTCATAACCACAAAGGCTTAGAAATAGGTAAAAGAGGCTTCCCTCTAGCACAAGCATTCATGAATGGATATATTAAAGCTAAAGATGTTTTCATACCTATAGATTGGATTATCGGTGGACAAAAAATGGCTGGGGAAGGCTGGCGTATGCTTGTTGAATGTTTATCTATTGGTAGAGCAATTTCCTTACCTGCTTGTGGTACAGCCAATACACTTATGTCAGCAATTATGACATCTGCATACGCAAATGTGCGTGAACAGTTTAAAGTTCCCATTGCTCAATTTGAGGGAGTCCAAGAAAAGCTTGCTGAAACTGCAGGGCTTGCATATATAGCAAATGCAACTCGTCAATTTACAGTTGCTGCTGTTGATAGTGGAATTCGCCCTTCTGTTTCTTCTGCGATATCAAAATATCATCTAACCGAGATGGGTAGAACAACTATAAATAACTCTATGGATATTCATGGTGGTAGAGCAATTATTATGGGACCAAATAACTACTTAGCAATTCCATACATGGCGACTCCGATTGGAATTACTGTAGAAGGTGCAAACATTATGACTCGTAATCTAATGATTTTTGGTCAAGGTGCGATGAAATGCCACCCATATATCCGTAATGAAATACAAAGCCTAATGGATAGCAATGAAAAAGAATTTTCTTCTAACCTTAAAAAGCATATAGGTTATATGTTTAGCAATGGTGCACGCACACTTTGGTATGGTTTAAGTGGTGGCTTTACAGCACCTGGTTATGATAGCAAGTTTAACAGATACTATAAATCCATTTACCAAATGAGTACAGCTTACTCCTATATCAATGATGTTTCTTTGACAATCTTAGGAGCTGGACTTAAACGCAAAGAAAGATTATCTTCTCGTCTCGGTGATATTATGAGCTACTTATATATGGCAAGTGCTGTTCTAAAATATTACAAAGATAATGGCGAAAATTCTGATGATGATATCTTCGTACAATGGGGTGTGAAATACTGTTTATATAATGCCCAACAATCAATGATTAGTTTATTTAGAAATTTCCCTAATAGATTACTTGGTATTAAAATGAAGTTTTTTGTCTTCCCTTATGGACGTAAGTTTAGAAGACCTTCAGATAAACTAGATGCTAAAATCTGCCAAGAACTAATAGCTAATAAAGGTACTCGTCAATGGATGAAAGATATATGCTATGTTCCAAATGATGATAATGATCCTATAGGTAGAGTTGAGAATGCCTTTTTAGCTATGCTTGAAGCTCAAAATGTAAAAGCAAAAATAGATAAAGCAATGAAAAATGGTGATCTTAATAAAGACTATTGGTGTAATTTGCTTGATGAAGCATTAGAAAAAAATATCATTACTACAGAAGATCATAAGAAAGCAAAATCCATGTCTGAAAAGATTAATAATGTAATTCAAACTGATGAGTTTGATGACTATGCATTAGGGCCTAAAAATGCTCATCCAGAATGGCAAAAAGAAAATAGTGAAAAATAG
- a CDS encoding NADP-dependent isocitrate dehydrogenase, whose product MHKIFYTFTDEAPALATGSFLPIVESFTKTVDIELETKDISLASRILANFSDCLSNDQKCSDDLAILGDLAKTPDANIIKLPNISASIPQLTAAIKELQAKGYKIPDYPFEPKDDKEQEIKNRYSKVLGSAVNPVLREGNSDRRVAEAVKKYAEKHPHSMGEWSKDSKSHVASMTADDFYANEKSYIVPKATTVKIVHTCPKGAQTVLKEGLALEEKEIIDATKISAKALREFYKTEIAKAKKEGTLLSLHLKATMMKVSDPILFGHAVEIFFEDVFKKYAKEFKELGVNPRNGWGDAVEKIKQLPQDVQDKINADIEKVFVKQPDIAMVNSDKGITNLNVPSDVIIDASMPAAIRSSGQMWNKNNELQDMKAMIPDRCYAGVYAATIDFCKENGAFDVATMGDISNVGLMAKKAEEYGSHDKTFEIQADGNVEVIDADGNVILEHQVEKGDIWRACQTKDIAVKDWVKLAVNRAKITQNPAIFWLDSNRAHDRNLIAKVNEYLTHHDTTGLDIQILSPIEATKYSLKRMKEGKNTISVTGNVLRDYLTDLFPILELGTSAKMLSIVPLLAGGGLFETGAGGSAPKHVEQLINENHLRWDSLGEFLALGASLEDLAIKTREAKIKVLAEALAQANKDFLDNDKSPKRKVGELDTRGSHFYLAFYWVKALAEQTGNAELKAKFEPIYAELKANEEKIVKELAAVQGKKADIGGYYLPKKAKLIEVMRPSKTLNSIMAKI is encoded by the coding sequence ATGCATAAAATATTCTATACATTTACAGATGAAGCACCAGCTCTAGCGACTGGGTCATTTTTACCAATTGTTGAAAGTTTTACAAAAACTGTTGATATTGAATTAGAGACAAAAGATATATCATTAGCATCACGCATATTAGCAAATTTTAGTGATTGTTTATCTAATGACCAAAAATGCTCAGATGATTTAGCAATTTTGGGAGATCTAGCAAAAACTCCTGATGCTAATATTATCAAGCTTCCTAATATTAGTGCATCAATTCCTCAGTTAACAGCTGCTATCAAAGAGCTTCAAGCGAAAGGATATAAGATTCCTGATTATCCATTTGAGCCAAAAGATGATAAAGAACAAGAAATCAAGAATCGTTACTCAAAAGTTTTAGGTAGTGCGGTAAATCCTGTATTAAGAGAAGGTAACTCTGATCGTAGAGTAGCAGAGGCAGTTAAAAAATATGCTGAGAAACATCCACATTCTATGGGTGAGTGGTCAAAAGATTCAAAGTCTCATGTTGCAAGTATGACTGCTGATGACTTTTACGCAAATGAGAAATCTTACATAGTGCCAAAAGCAACTACTGTTAAGATTGTACACACATGTCCTAAAGGAGCCCAAACAGTTCTTAAAGAAGGTCTTGCTTTAGAAGAGAAAGAAATCATAGATGCTACAAAAATTTCTGCAAAAGCTCTGAGAGAGTTCTATAAGACTGAAATAGCAAAAGCTAAAAAAGAAGGGACTCTACTTTCACTTCATTTAAAAGCTACAATGATGAAAGTTTCAGATCCAATCTTATTTGGTCATGCTGTTGAGATCTTCTTTGAAGATGTTTTCAAAAAATATGCTAAAGAGTTTAAAGAGCTAGGTGTAAATCCTCGTAATGGTTGGGGTGATGCTGTTGAGAAAATTAAGCAACTACCTCAAGATGTTCAGGATAAAATTAATGCTGATATTGAAAAAGTATTTGTTAAGCAACCTGATATTGCTATGGTTAATTCTGATAAAGGCATTACAAACTTGAATGTACCAAGTGATGTGATTATCGATGCTTCTATGCCTGCAGCTATCCGTTCATCTGGTCAAATGTGGAATAAAAATAATGAGCTTCAAGATATGAAAGCTATGATTCCGGATAGATGTTATGCTGGCGTGTATGCTGCAACTATTGATTTCTGCAAAGAGAATGGTGCTTTTGATGTTGCTACTATGGGAGATATTTCCAATGTGGGTCTAATGGCTAAAAAAGCAGAAGAGTATGGCTCTCATGATAAAACATTTGAAATCCAAGCAGATGGTAATGTAGAAGTTATCGATGCTGATGGTAATGTAATACTCGAGCATCAGGTAGAAAAAGGTGATATTTGGAGAGCTTGTCAAACCAAAGATATCGCAGTAAAAGATTGGGTTAAATTAGCTGTTAATAGAGCTAAAATTACTCAAAACCCTGCAATATTCTGGTTAGATTCAAATAGAGCACATGATAGAAATTTGATTGCTAAGGTAAATGAATATTTAACTCATCATGATACTACTGGTTTAGATATCCAGATTTTATCACCAATTGAAGCTACAAAATATTCTCTAAAAAGAATGAAAGAAGGCAAAAATACAATCTCTGTAACCGGTAATGTTTTAAGAGATTACTTAACAGATCTTTTCCCAATTCTAGAGCTTGGTACTTCTGCTAAGATGCTTTCAATTGTACCTCTTTTAGCTGGTGGTGGATTGTTCGAGACTGGTGCTGGTGGATCTGCTCCTAAGCATGTTGAGCAACTTATTAATGAAAATCATTTAAGATGGGATTCATTGGGCGAGTTCTTAGCATTAGGAGCTTCATTAGAAGATTTGGCAATTAAAACTAGAGAAGCTAAAATCAAAGTATTAGCAGAGGCTCTTGCTCAAGCTAATAAAGATTTCTTAGATAATGATAAGTCACCAAAGCGTAAAGTTGGCGAACTTGATACTAGAGGAAGTCACTTTTATTTGGCATTTTACTGGGTGAAAGCATTAGCTGAGCAAACTGGTAATGCTGAGTTAAAAGCTAAATTTGAGCCTATCTATGCAGAGTTAAAAGCAAATGAAGAAAAAATTGTTAAAGAACTAGCAGCTGTGCAAGGTAAAAAAGCAGATATAGGTGGTTATTACTTACCTAAAAAAGCTAAGTTAATAGAGGTTATGCGTCCTAGTAAAACTTTAAATTCTATCATGGCAAAAATATAA
- the arsC gene encoding arsenate reductase (glutaredoxin) (This arsenate reductase requires both glutathione and glutaredoxin to convert arsenate to arsenite, after which the efflux transporter formed by ArsA and ArsB can extrude the arsenite from the cell, providing resistance.) → MKIYHNPKCSKSRQAKQVLDQSNINYETHLYLDNPLNKTEIEALLKKLNLSIRDIIRTKEDIWKENFKDKDLSDNELIEIVAENLRLLERPIIEHKDFAVVARSDDKITEILNTY, encoded by the coding sequence ATGAAAATCTATCATAATCCAAAATGTTCAAAATCGCGTCAAGCAAAACAAGTCTTAGATCAAAGCAATATTAATTATGAAACTCACTTATATTTAGATAATCCTTTGAATAAGACTGAAATTGAAGCTTTGCTTAAAAAGCTAAATCTTTCTATACGAGATATTATTCGCACGAAAGAAGATATTTGGAAAGAAAACTTTAAGGATAAAGATCTTTCTGATAATGAACTTATTGAGATTGTTGCAGAAAATCTAAGACTTTTAGAAAGACCAATAATTGAACATAAAGATTTTGCAGTGGTTGCACGATCAGATGATAAAATTACAGAGATATTAAACACGTATTAG
- the hrpA gene encoding ATP-dependent RNA helicase HrpA → MKNNIELLNQIPTKLRGKYISLSRNKRISEKDLILEFERIITETNQKILPKINYPDLPVAEKVEDIKKLIEENQVIVVAGETGSGKSTQLPKICLDLGLGKRGLIGHTQPRRIAARSIANRVASEIGDQSKVSFKIRFSDQTSENTLIKVMTDGVLLSEIKNDRFLSQYEAIIIDEAHERSLNIDFLLGCIKKILPFRPDLKVIITSATIDHQKFTSYFQKAKEITVSGRTYPVEIHYQNDEDFDTFSMQERILYAIDEFGRGDVLVFLPTERDIHETLAYLNKQDLRFTEVLPLFSRLSNKDQNKIFNPEGSTRRVILATNVAETSLTVPRIKYVIDSGLARVSRYSYRTKVQRLPIEKISQSSANQRAGRCGRLSAGVCVRLYSEEDFNNRKEYTDPEILRTNLASVILQMLFLKLGNIQGFQFIDPPDSRFVKDGFKLLFELQAISELNYSKPKITADGMKMAIMPLDPKLAKIVIEGHRQNTLREIVSIVSFLSVQDPRERPLNFQQKADEKHSVDKDKSSDFIAILNLANRLSSNLKELSNREKKEYFKKNFISSVRFNEWNDIYRQIIEVIHGFKWKLSSNQELSYENLHKAIASGFLSNIGFNYENAEYLGANGLKFFIFPGSSQFKKKPKWLISSEIVETTKTYARNVAKIEPEWLEVLANHLVKKHYDEPVWSKKRRSVVANERITLYGLEIVSKKSVQYSKINPQEAREIFIREALVNGDFESKAYFYQQNLKLIDQVEDLENKSRRKDILVDEQVMYEHYDGLIPDDVCSGVTFDKWLKTISKDEQQKFVFELDSLMQHDAKEVTQQKFPDALAIGEMHLPLEYHFDPLDERDGATATVPIVFLNDINPSVLEWGVYGFLYDKFVALLRALPKNIRKNCVPVPTYAQAIFESIDFDVDRYKPLKSVVAKHITRIVGSIVDETVWQDEELDKHLILNIKVVDEKGKTLAIDKNINTLKQKLQNLVQKPKKNVDDKVYYDWEFDDIKQTSQIREYGINVKVYNCLEEYKDGVKLSYKATMKEANSCMQKALKKLIKLRLQNYLSKSIKKNNLASLSMSLKLNESKDNIVDKAIDLSFFNDSELPYTKDNFEKFYNSGIQSFDSNNSKVELLVSEIFKYKNQLDKKLNVKKVPLNFIQIFADVRGELNELFYDDYLSQPVEYLQRYKYYIQALENRLEKAKTNLQRDKGYQIEVDELRVKLNKKIKAKHLNGENDEVIKIKVLIKELWVSWYLQNVKTIESVSGKKVSQYIGQI, encoded by the coding sequence GTGAAAAATAATATAGAACTTTTAAATCAAATTCCAACTAAACTTCGCGGTAAATATATTTCACTTTCTAGAAATAAAAGAATATCTGAAAAAGACTTAATCCTTGAGTTTGAAAGAATAATCACAGAAACAAATCAAAAAATATTACCAAAAATAAATTATCCTGATTTACCTGTTGCTGAAAAAGTCGAAGACATAAAAAAGCTTATTGAGGAAAATCAAGTAATAGTTGTCGCAGGTGAGACAGGTTCTGGTAAGTCAACACAATTGCCTAAAATATGTCTAGATTTGGGTCTAGGTAAGAGGGGACTAATAGGGCATACTCAACCAAGAAGGATTGCAGCTAGATCTATAGCAAATAGAGTTGCTAGTGAGATAGGGGATCAATCAAAAGTATCTTTTAAAATTCGGTTCTCTGATCAAACATCTGAAAATACTTTGATAAAAGTAATGACAGATGGAGTGTTATTATCTGAAATTAAAAATGATAGGTTTTTGTCTCAATATGAAGCAATAATAATTGATGAAGCGCATGAAAGAAGCCTAAATATTGATTTTCTACTTGGCTGTATAAAAAAGATTTTACCGTTTAGGCCTGATTTAAAAGTTATTATAACTTCAGCTACCATAGATCATCAAAAATTTACAAGTTACTTTCAAAAAGCTAAAGAGATTACGGTCAGTGGTAGAACATATCCTGTAGAGATTCATTATCAAAATGATGAAGATTTTGACACATTTTCAATGCAGGAGAGAATCTTATATGCAATCGATGAGTTTGGTAGAGGGGATGTTTTAGTCTTTTTACCAACAGAAAGAGATATTCATGAAACATTGGCTTATTTGAATAAACAAGATTTAAGATTTACGGAAGTCTTACCTTTATTTTCAAGGTTATCAAATAAAGATCAAAATAAAATCTTTAACCCAGAAGGATCAACTCGTAGAGTTATTTTGGCTACTAATGTTGCTGAAACATCTTTGACTGTACCACGTATAAAATATGTCATAGATTCAGGGTTAGCTAGGGTTAGTAGATATAGCTATCGTACCAAGGTGCAACGTTTACCAATAGAAAAGATTTCACAATCTAGTGCAAATCAAAGAGCTGGTCGTTGTGGTAGGTTATCTGCTGGTGTTTGCGTACGTTTATATAGTGAAGAGGATTTCAATAATCGTAAAGAATATACAGATCCAGAGATTTTACGCACTAATTTGGCTTCTGTTATTTTACAGATGTTATTTTTAAAATTAGGGAATATTCAAGGGTTTCAATTTATAGACCCTCCGGATTCTAGATTTGTTAAGGATGGTTTTAAACTTTTGTTTGAGTTGCAGGCTATCTCGGAACTTAATTACTCAAAACCAAAAATTACAGCTGATGGGATGAAAATGGCTATTATGCCGTTAGATCCAAAATTAGCAAAAATAGTTATAGAGGGGCATAGACAAAATACTCTTAGAGAAATAGTTTCAATCGTCAGCTTTTTGAGTGTACAAGATCCTCGTGAGCGACCATTAAATTTTCAACAAAAGGCAGATGAAAAACACTCTGTAGATAAAGACAAGTCTTCTGACTTTATCGCAATATTAAATTTAGCTAATAGGCTAAGTAGTAATTTAAAAGAACTTTCAAATAGAGAGAAGAAAGAATATTTTAAAAAGAATTTTATTTCATCTGTTAGATTTAATGAGTGGAATGATATTTATAGACAAATTATTGAAGTAATTCATGGATTTAAGTGGAAATTATCTTCTAATCAAGAGTTAAGTTATGAAAATTTACATAAAGCAATAGCGAGTGGTTTTTTAAGTAATATTGGTTTTAATTATGAAAATGCTGAATATCTAGGTGCTAATGGACTTAAGTTTTTTATATTTCCAGGATCTTCACAGTTTAAGAAAAAGCCTAAGTGGTTAATCTCATCAGAGATTGTTGAGACTACTAAGACCTACGCACGTAATGTGGCGAAAATTGAGCCTGAATGGTTAGAAGTTTTAGCTAATCATCTTGTGAAAAAACATTATGATGAACCGGTATGGAGTAAAAAGCGTAGATCTGTGGTAGCAAATGAAAGAATTACACTTTATGGTCTAGAGATAGTCTCAAAAAAATCTGTCCAATACTCAAAAATAAATCCACAAGAAGCCAGAGAAATATTTATTCGTGAAGCATTAGTGAATGGTGATTTTGAGTCTAAAGCATATTTCTATCAGCAAAACCTTAAGCTAATAGACCAAGTTGAAGATCTTGAAAATAAGTCGCGCAGAAAAGATATTTTGGTGGATGAACAAGTAATGTATGAACATTATGATGGGCTTATCCCTGATGACGTTTGTAGTGGTGTAACTTTTGATAAATGGTTAAAAACCATTTCTAAAGATGAGCAACAGAAGTTTGTTTTTGAATTAGATAGTCTGATGCAACACGATGCTAAAGAAGTTACTCAACAAAAGTTTCCTGATGCTTTAGCTATTGGAGAGATGCATTTGCCATTAGAATATCACTTTGATCCACTTGATGAGCGAGATGGCGCAACAGCTACAGTACCAATTGTCTTTCTTAATGATATTAATCCTAGCGTGCTTGAGTGGGGAGTATATGGTTTTTTATATGATAAGTTTGTCGCGTTATTAAGAGCATTACCCAAAAATATTCGTAAAAACTGTGTGCCAGTACCAACTTATGCACAAGCTATATTTGAGTCAATAGATTTTGATGTAGATAGGTATAAACCATTAAAGTCTGTTGTTGCAAAACATATTACAAGGATAGTTGGTTCTATAGTTGATGAAACTGTTTGGCAAGATGAAGAGTTAGACAAACACTTAATATTGAATATTAAAGTTGTTGATGAAAAAGGAAAAACGCTAGCTATAGATAAAAATATAAACACTTTAAAACAAAAACTTCAAAATCTAGTTCAAAAGCCAAAGAAAAATGTTGATGATAAAGTTTATTATGATTGGGAGTTTGATGATATTAAGCAAACATCTCAAATAAGAGAATATGGTATAAATGTAAAGGTATATAATTGCCTTGAAGAGTATAAAGATGGTGTGAAACTTTCATATAAAGCAACTATGAAAGAAGCTAATTCTTGTATGCAAAAAGCTTTGAAGAAGCTAATTAAACTACGTTTACAGAATTATCTATCAAAAAGCATTAAGAAAAATAATCTAGCAAGTTTATCAATGTCATTAAAGCTGAATGAATCAAAAGATAATATTGTTGATAAAGCTATAGACTTGAGTTTTTTTAATGACTCTGAGCTACCTTATACAAAAGATAATTTTGAAAAATTTTATAACAGTGGAATACAGAGCTTTGACTCAAATAACTCTAAAGTTGAATTATTAGTATCTGAGATATTCAAATATAAGAATCAACTCGATAAAAAGTTGAATGTCAAAAAAGTACCGCTTAATTTTATTCAAATATTTGCGGATGTTAGAGGTGAGCTAAATGAACTTTTTTATGATGATTATTTATCTCAACCAGTTGAGTATTTACAGAGATATAAATATTATATTCAGGCTTTAGAGAATAGGTTGGAAAAAGCTAAAACTAATTTGCAAAGAGATAAGGGTTATCAAATAGAGGTTGATGAGCTTAGAGTAAAACTAAACAAAAAAATCAAAGCTAAACACTTAAATGGTGAAAATGATGAAGTAATAAAAATAAAAGTCTTAATTAAAGAGCTTTGGGTTTCATGGTATTTACAGAATGTTAAAACTATTGAGTCAGTTTCTGGAAAGAAAGTTAGTCAATATATTGGCCAAATATAG
- a CDS encoding long-chain-fatty-acid--CoA ligase produces the protein MTMKPWKENYPKKVPLSIDIPNITLSDMLKETTEKFSDKEALICHGEKLNFTQVDEYAEYFAGFLQHKWQLKKGDHVAIMLPNLLQFPIAIFALIKLGCVFVNINPLYTSREVKGILRDSKAKGIIVLSALAHNVEAIADECEDLKYKMVTHIADLYHTPKKQIISFVARYLKGMKDRYSKDKFNSFADAIKAEYKPDYSKVTITPDDMVALQYSSGTTGTPKGTILLHRNIVANIYQVKAWTEGFDVVLGEQIVLTALPIYHIFSLTANLFLFYFSGALQILITNPKDLKGLVNEMRKSNFSTIFGVNTLYVALLNNKKFKKSQFPNFKLSISGGMSTVEAVANEWKKITGVSIREGYGLSEMSPVVTVNALENDSAFNGSVGFPLPNTDIKIYDEKGNELPQGETGEIWVTGPQKSPGFWSLPKINKEHFTEDGWLKTGDMGYLDELGRLVISGRIKHMIIVSGFNVFPKEIELTLTEKEEIADAAVIKGFSKETGEMPVAFVVLKDDKKLTQKQIFKYCKTKLAHYKLPRKIIFKDDLPKNTVGKIDVNALQEEYAQTYENK, from the coding sequence ATGACTATGAAACCATGGAAAGAAAACTACCCTAAAAAAGTTCCGCTCTCAATAGATATTCCAAATATCACACTTAGTGATATGCTCAAAGAAACTACCGAAAAATTTTCAGATAAAGAAGCACTAATATGTCATGGTGAAAAATTAAACTTCACACAAGTGGATGAATATGCTGAATACTTTGCTGGCTTCTTACAACATAAATGGCAACTTAAAAAAGGCGATCATGTTGCGATTATGTTGCCAAACTTATTACAGTTCCCTATTGCTATTTTTGCATTAATAAAACTGGGATGTGTCTTTGTAAATATCAATCCTCTTTATACAAGTAGAGAGGTTAAAGGAATTCTTAGAGATTCAAAAGCAAAAGGAATTATTGTCCTATCTGCATTAGCACACAATGTTGAAGCAATTGCTGATGAATGCGAAGACCTTAAATATAAAATGGTTACACATATTGCAGATCTTTATCATACTCCTAAAAAACAAATTATCTCTTTTGTTGCTAGATATCTCAAAGGAATGAAAGACAGATATTCCAAAGATAAATTTAATTCCTTCGCTGATGCCATAAAAGCAGAATATAAGCCTGATTATTCTAAAGTAACTATAACACCTGATGATATGGTTGCTTTACAATACTCTAGTGGTACAACTGGTACTCCGAAAGGTACTATTCTTTTACATAGAAATATTGTTGCGAATATATATCAAGTTAAAGCTTGGACTGAAGGTTTTGATGTAGTTCTTGGTGAACAAATTGTCTTAACTGCTCTACCTATCTATCATATTTTTAGTCTTACTGCGAATTTGTTTCTTTTCTATTTCTCTGGAGCTTTGCAGATTTTGATCACGAATCCAAAAGATCTTAAAGGCCTAGTTAATGAAATGAGAAAAAGTAACTTCTCAACTATCTTTGGTGTAAATACTCTTTATGTAGCTTTATTGAATAATAAAAAATTCAAAAAGAGTCAATTCCCTAACTTTAAGTTATCTATAAGTGGTGGTATGTCGACTGTTGAGGCAGTAGCTAATGAATGGAAAAAAATTACAGGAGTCAGTATTAGAGAAGGTTATGGATTATCTGAAATGTCGCCTGTAGTAACTGTAAACGCACTAGAAAACGACTCTGCCTTTAATGGTTCCGTAGGATTCCCGCTACCAAACACAGATATCAAAATATATGATGAAAAAGGTAATGAACTCCCTCAAGGTGAAACTGGTGAAATCTGGGTTACGGGACCACAAAAATCGCCTGGATTCTGGAGTTTACCAAAGATTAACAAAGAACATTTCACCGAAGACGGTTGGCTTAAAACTGGAGATATGGGTTATTTAGATGAGCTTGGTCGCTTAGTTATTTCTGGAAGAATCAAGCACATGATTATTGTTTCTGGTTTTAATGTTTTTCCTAAAGAAATTGAATTAACACTTACAGAAAAAGAAGAAATAGCAGATGCTGCTGTAATCAAAGGCTTCTCGAAAGAAACAGGAGAAATGCCAGTCGCATTCGTAGTTCTAAAAGATGACAAAAAACTAACTCAAAAACAAATATTCAAATACTGCAAAACAAAACTTGCACACTATAAGTTACCTAGAAAAATAATATTTAAAGATGATCTTCCTAAAAATACTGTAGGAAAAATAGATGTGAACGCATTACAAGAAGAATATGCTCAAACGTATGAAAATAAGTAA